A part of Rhinoderma darwinii isolate aRhiDar2 chromosome 1, aRhiDar2.hap1, whole genome shotgun sequence genomic DNA contains:
- the LOC142658930 gene encoding uncharacterized protein LOC142658930 isoform X2, which yields MFLINYEVEDIMQQSSGENHITLNVHPGLYSTDLSYNSLNHEESSDPSQIVTTSTAQKGDKGFQCGKQYTKISGLFKHRTIHPEEKPYSCSECGKCFTKKSSLVRHKRSHTGEKPYSCSECGNCFTDKSSFVIHERTHTGEKPYSCSKCGKRFTDKSRLVKHERIHSGEKPYSCSECGKCFTDKSSLVKHERIHTGAKPYSCSECGKCFSLKSHVVTHERSHTGEKPYPCSECGKCFTVKSSLVVHKISHTGEKPYSCSECGKCFSQKSHLVTHEKSHTGENLYSCSECGKCFSLKSNLVTHERSHTGEKPYSCSKCGKCFTVKSHLVKHEKTHIGEKPYSCSECGKCFTDKSSLTIHERIHTGVKPYSCSECGQCFTDKSSLVKHERIHTGENPYSCSECGKCFTTKSSLVNHERIHTGEKPYSCSECRKCFTDKSSLVKHERIHTGEKPYSCSECGKCFTDKSSLVIHGRIHTGEKPYSCSECGKCFSLKSHLVTHERSHTGEKPYSCSECGKCFTVKSSLVVHKRSHTGEKPYSCSECGKCFSLKSHLVLHERSHTGEKPYSCLKCWKCFTDKSSLVRHERIHTGEKPYLCSECGKCFSLKSNLVKHEETHTREKPYSCSECGKCFTDKSSLVIHERIHTGENHIHVRNVENVFHEKQILLNIRKLTKGRSNFGVLFM from the exons ATGTTTTTGATAAATTATGAAGTAGAAGATATCATGCaacagtcttcaggagaaaaccacattacccttaatgtacatccaggacttTACAGTACAGATCTTTCATATAATTCCCTTAATCATGAGGAATCTTCTGACCcatcacagattgttaccacaagtacagctcagaaaGGGGATAAAGggtttcaatgtggtaaacagtacacaaaaatctcaggtctttTTAAGCACAGAACAATTCACCCagaggagaagccatattcatgttcagaatgtgggaaatgttttacaaaaaaatcaagtcttgtgagacataagagaagtcacacaggagagaagccatattcatgttcagaatgtgggaattgttttacagataaatcaagttttgttatacatgagagaactcacactggagagaagccatattcatgttcaaaatgtgggaaacgttttacagataaatcccgtcttgttaaacatgagagaattcactcaggagagaagccgtattcatgttcagaatgtgggaaatgttttacagataaatcaagtcttgttaaacatgagagaattcacacaggagcgaagccgtattcatgttcagaatgtgggaaatgcttttcACTAAAATCACatgttgttacacatgagagaagtcacacaggggagaagccgtatccatgttcagaatgtgggaaatgttttacagtaaAGTCAAGTCTTGTTGTACATAAgataagtcacacaggagagaagccttattcatgttcagaatgtgggaaatgcttttcACAAAAATCAcaccttgttacacatgagaaaagtcacacaggagagaatctgtattcgtgttcagaatgtgggaaatgcttttcactaaaatcaaatcttgttacacatgagagaagtcacacaggagagaagccatattcatgttcaaaatgtgggaaatgttttacagtaaaatcacatcttgttaaacatgagaaaaCTCAtataggagagaagccatattcatgttcagaatgtgggaaatgttttacagataaatcaagtcttactatacatgagagaattcacacaggagtgaagccatattcatgttcagaatgtgggcaatgttttacagataaatcaagtcttgttaaacatgagagaattcacacaggagagaacccatattcatgttcagaatgtgggaaatgttttacaactaaatcaagtcttgttaaccatgagagaattcacacaggagagaagccatattcatgttcagaatgtaggaaatgttttacagataaatcaagtcttgttaaacatgagagaattcacacaggagagaagccatattcatgttctgaatgtgggaaatgttttacagataaatcaagtcttgttatacatgggagaattcacacaggagagaagccttattcatgttcagaatgtgggaaatgcttttcactaaaatcacatcttgttacacatgagagaagtcacacaggagagaagccgtattcatgttcagaatgtgggaaatgttttacagtaaaatcaagtcttgttgtacataagagaagtcacacaggagaaaagccatattcatgttcagaatgtgggaaatgcttttcactaaaatcacatcttgttctacatgagagaagtcatacaggagagaagccgtattcatgtttgaAATGTTGGaagtgttttacagataaatcaagtcttgttagacatgagagaattcacacaggggagaagccatatttatgttcagaatgtgggaaatgcttttcactaaaatcaaatcttgttaagcATGAGGAAACTCACACAAGAGAGAAgccttattcatgttcagaatgtgggaaatgttttacagataaatcaagtcttgttatacatgagagaattcacacaggggagaa ccatattcatgttcggaatgtggaaaatgtttttcaCGAAAAACAAATCTTGTTAAACATAAGAAAACTCACAAAGGGGAGAAGTAATTTTGGTGTTCTATTTATGTAA
- the LOC142658930 gene encoding uncharacterized protein LOC142658930 isoform X1, whose product MFLINYEVEDIMQQSSGENHITLNVHPGLYSTDLSYNSLNHEESSDPSQIVTTSTAQKGDKGFQCGKQYTKISGLFKHRTIHPEEKPYSCSECGKCFTKKSSLVRHKRSHTGEKPYSCSECGNCFTDKSSFVIHERTHTGEKPYSCSKCGKRFTDKSRLVKHERIHSGEKPYSCSECGKCFTDKSSLVKHERIHTGAKPYSCSECGKCFSLKSHVVTHERSHTGEKPYPCSECGKCFTVKSSLVVHKISHTGEKPYSCSECGKCFSQKSHLVTHEKSHTGENLYSCSECGKCFSLKSNLVTHERSHTGEKPYSCSKCGKCFTVKSHLVKHEKTHIGEKPYSCSECGKCFTDKSSLTIHERIHTGVKPYSCSECGQCFTDKSSLVKHERIHTGENPYSCSECGKCFTTKSSLVNHERIHTGEKPYSCSECRKCFTDKSSLVKHERIHTGEKPYSCSECGKCFTDKSSLVIHGRIHTGEKPYSCSECGKCFSLKSHLVTHERSHTGEKPYSCSECGKCFTVKSSLVVHKRSHTGEKPYSCSECGKCFSLKSHLVLHERSHTGEKPYSCLKCWKCFTDKSSLVRHERIHTGEKPYLCSECGKCFSLKSNLVKHEETHTREKPYSCSECGKCFTDKSSLVIHERIHTGEKPYSCSECGKCFTYKSSLVPHERIHTEEKPYSCLKCGKCFKDKATLVKHESIHTGEKPYSCSECGKCFSRKTNLVKHKKTHKGEK is encoded by the coding sequence ATGTTTTTGATAAATTATGAAGTAGAAGATATCATGCaacagtcttcaggagaaaaccacattacccttaatgtacatccaggacttTACAGTACAGATCTTTCATATAATTCCCTTAATCATGAGGAATCTTCTGACCcatcacagattgttaccacaagtacagctcagaaaGGGGATAAAGggtttcaatgtggtaaacagtacacaaaaatctcaggtctttTTAAGCACAGAACAATTCACCCagaggagaagccatattcatgttcagaatgtgggaaatgttttacaaaaaaatcaagtcttgtgagacataagagaagtcacacaggagagaagccatattcatgttcagaatgtgggaattgttttacagataaatcaagttttgttatacatgagagaactcacactggagagaagccatattcatgttcaaaatgtgggaaacgttttacagataaatcccgtcttgttaaacatgagagaattcactcaggagagaagccgtattcatgttcagaatgtgggaaatgttttacagataaatcaagtcttgttaaacatgagagaattcacacaggagcgaagccgtattcatgttcagaatgtgggaaatgcttttcACTAAAATCACatgttgttacacatgagagaagtcacacaggggagaagccgtatccatgttcagaatgtgggaaatgttttacagtaaAGTCAAGTCTTGTTGTACATAAgataagtcacacaggagagaagccttattcatgttcagaatgtgggaaatgcttttcACAAAAATCAcaccttgttacacatgagaaaagtcacacaggagagaatctgtattcgtgttcagaatgtgggaaatgcttttcactaaaatcaaatcttgttacacatgagagaagtcacacaggagagaagccatattcatgttcaaaatgtgggaaatgttttacagtaaaatcacatcttgttaaacatgagaaaaCTCAtataggagagaagccatattcatgttcagaatgtgggaaatgttttacagataaatcaagtcttactatacatgagagaattcacacaggagtgaagccatattcatgttcagaatgtgggcaatgttttacagataaatcaagtcttgttaaacatgagagaattcacacaggagagaacccatattcatgttcagaatgtgggaaatgttttacaactaaatcaagtcttgttaaccatgagagaattcacacaggagagaagccatattcatgttcagaatgtaggaaatgttttacagataaatcaagtcttgttaaacatgagagaattcacacaggagagaagccatattcatgttctgaatgtgggaaatgttttacagataaatcaagtcttgttatacatgggagaattcacacaggagagaagccttattcatgttcagaatgtgggaaatgcttttcactaaaatcacatcttgttacacatgagagaagtcacacaggagagaagccgtattcatgttcagaatgtgggaaatgttttacagtaaaatcaagtcttgttgtacataagagaagtcacacaggagaaaagccatattcatgttcagaatgtgggaaatgcttttcactaaaatcacatcttgttctacatgagagaagtcatacaggagagaagccgtattcatgtttgaAATGTTGGaagtgttttacagataaatcaagtcttgttagacatgagagaattcacacaggggagaagccatatttatgttcagaatgtgggaaatgcttttcactaaaatcaaatcttgttaagcATGAGGAAACTCACACAAGAGAGAAgccttattcatgttcagaatgtgggaaatgttttacagataaatcaagtcttgttatacatgagagaattcacacaggggagaagccatattcatgttcagaatgtgggaaatgttttacatataaatcaagtcttgttccaCATGAAAGAATTCACACagaagagaagccatattcatgtttaaaatgtgggaaatgttttaaagataaagcaactcttgttaaacatgagagtattcacacaggagagaagccatattcatgttcggaatgtggaaaatgtttttcaCGAAAAACAAATCTTGTTAAACATAAGAAAACTCACAAAGGGGAGAAGTAA